The segment TGAGGGCCCTGGGCGCCGGGCACCAGGAACCACACCGTATACTGCTTCATGGTGATGTACTCGAATATGCCGCGCACATAGTTGAACACCTGCATCACAAACTGACGCTCCGAGCGGAGTACGGCCTCGTTGACGGTAATACAGGATTCGGCCAATTTGCACACCAAATTCTCCTCATCCAGCTCCTTGCGAACGAAGAGCTTGGCAAAGATCTCAAAAGGATTGCCCGGGGTCCTGTAATGAATCGCGAAATGTAGCAAACCCCTAAAAACAAATGATTTTAGCCGATGCGAGACCCACTGAAAGTTTTTGTAGCCATTGCCGTCCGGCCGGATGATCTGCAGCCAATTGCCGGCGCACTTGTGCTGCAGATCCCACAGATGGATGGACGAGTACTGGGGATCCTCGAAGAACTGAGCGTGGAACTCGTCCAGCTGCCATTTGAGGATATCGCCACCGTTCACCGTAAAGGTGACCCAGTCCAGACTCTGGGGATCGTCGAATCGCCGCTCGACCATCACCTCCTTTTCGACTACGAAGATTTTCTTGCGATTACGTGCCGCCTCGTGGCGTTTCTTCCGCTCCTCGAGACGCACTCTTGCCTGCGCCGATGTGGACGGCTCCAGGTCcaagtcgctgtcgctgtcctCCTCCGAGGGTGCGGGCTGCAACACCTGAAAGCGCAGGGAAACGCTGCCGCGTCCCAcctccagcagcggcagccgctCCAAGCTCTCGGCGTCCGGAAAGGTCCGAGTGCACAGCAGCTGTATGGCCTGTGCCACAGGCGTCACGGCCACATTGACGGTGTCGCGGGCCTGCTCCTGCCCCATCGGCTTGTACAGCAGCACGTGCACGCTGTTCGATTGGGGGAACGACACGCTCACATCGCTGCAGCCGAGGCAGTCTTTGATGTTCATCTTCGGGGGCGGCACAGTTGTTAGATTCTATTCATGCTCGAGGGCATACGCCTTTTCCCACTTACCGATAGAAAGCGCATAGTTTTATCGCCCTTAGCCTCgtccatgttttttttttttttgccgaaATCGAACAATTTTCaccagaaaaactttttcagAGAGCTTCACATTCACAGTGTTGCTAATCACCCGCTGGACACCGGCTGGGCAGCGTGTATCGATAGTGCATCGATACTTTCGATACTATCGATACTGGCAAAGCTGAAATTATGCAAGGTGGCCCGCAAATCTCTCTTTTCGGGGCTTATGTTACGCTCAGCACTAGGGAGAGCGCTTTGAGGCCATGTTTAATGAGAGAGAGCTCAAAACAAGACCCGAAAAGAGCGCGAAAAGAGATACTTTCGATACCTTCGACACTGGATTTTAGTGTGGAAAGCGCGGCCCGCAACGAGCTCTCTTTTCGGGGCTTTTTAACGCTTATTACAACAGCACACATcgttcttctctctctctcataaAATATGAAAGTATTGCTGAGTAAAATAAGAACCGAAAAGAGAGTTTGTGGACCACCTTGTAAAATTTCAACATGGCCAGCACTACGACTCCCCCTCTCAACTTCTTCTGCATCTCATTCTCCTTCTACATCTACTACTActtctctttctttttctaCTTCACTTTCTACTACTCATCGTTCTCATTTTTCCTTCTGCTTCTGGTTCCGCGTCTATCCTAAAATTTATGAATCAGATCAACATTCGGCCTGATTCAGTTCCATGAACCACTAAATTAGTTTTTCGGGATTAACGGCTTTCGAAGTGCCATCAAACCGGAtacccctccccccccccacagTCAATCCTTTCCACAgaaacatggaaaaaaagCAACAATTAGCTCAAAATTTGCCATCAAAATTGagaccagaaaattgtgattttcttttaatttttacgACAGACCTGTGAGCAGACTTTTTCCTCCCAGTGTCTTTATGACTCGTCGAAAAGGGCAGCGAAAAGAAGAGGGAGTGAAAGAGAGCGATGGATGGGTAGAAGAAAAGGAGAACAGAACATTTGCTTATCGCTGCGTAGCTCCCCCTACCCCTCTTTCCTTCCACCTTACGCTTTGCCGGTGCctttttctcttctctttACAGTTTTTTTATGCTCTCTTTGCATTTTTTAATGATGATTGCCATTTTTTTGGCGGTTCTTTCTGGGGGATTTATGATCTTTCTGgttgttaagctattaagcgtttttaacaactgttgcaatttgaagttaatgaaagtcgagaggctgtttataattcacaatttatttgcatatgtaaaccaacttatcgcgtatgtacatatggggatgattggggcgaacgattgatgcgaggatgttagtctaatagctgcgacgattagctcaagactgcccatgcaagggctgacgggccaaattgccgggccctatgcagcaaacttagacgcgagcgagagcgtatgatagcccgagagcgttagagctgctcggggacgctgttaagccgagtccgagagattgcgacataaggagacgaaagaattccgctgcatgcgcatatgcggtagcaaatgatctttgcagtgggggcattggaaacgacaacaccaaaatgcatttcctttgggccgcaccactggcaataatttaaaatatttaagctgcttgacccgacatactccccccgttggaagcctgactttcaacagc is part of the Drosophila miranda strain MSH22 chromosome Y unlocalized genomic scaffold, D.miranda_PacBio2.1 Contig_Y1_pilon, whole genome shotgun sequence genome and harbors:
- the LOC117191801 gene encoding protein ORD-like, encoding MDEAKGDKTMRFLSMNIKDCLGCSDVSVSFPQSNSVHVLLYKPMGQEQARDTVNVAVTPVAQAIQLLCTRTFPDAESLERLPLLEVGRGSVSLRFQVLQPAPSEEDSDSDLDLEPSTSAQARVRLEERKKRHEAARNRKKIFVVEKEVMVERRFDDPQSLDWVTFTVNGGDILKWQLDEFHAQFFEDPQYSSIHLWDLQHKCAGNWLQIIRPDGNGYKNFQTPGNPFEIFAKLFVRKELDEENLVCKLAESCITVNEAVLRSERQFVMQVFNYVRGIFEYITMKQYTVWFLVPGAQGPQSLTEEDLDFDLRTVRTSIRIAGDNRNIFWSQSDHNVQNLLMVSFQLALSSIAKQSVLIISHLDKVCTVCL